AAGCCACCTGATCACCACAGTTCTTCTGAATTTTGCTCAGATCATGattttattccacattttctCCTTTCTGTGTCCGTGAGGTAATTTTTCCCACTTTGTTTATGCATCTTGTGGACCTCTAGAGCCACTCGGGTGCATTTCGGGTCGCTCATTCTCAAATATAACctctaaacaaaacaactgcTGCCCACTGGGTTAAATTGAGATTGTAACCGAAGCCAGAGCTCAGGGTCAGCGAGTGTTTCCTCTGATATGTTTAGCAGAGCTCCGCGGTGGGAAACTTTCAATGCATGTTGCACGTCGGACTGCGTGTCAATCAGGGATACCAAGAACATCACTTGCCTTGACTCTACTGAGGAGTCAAAGTCTGTCCTGTACATGTAGAAAGCTTTGGGGAGTTTTGTCTGACCTTCTTTGACTTCCAGCAGCGGCAATACACAGCCTTGGTGCCGATATCCTCCATGTCGAAGCTGTGGACCACTTTGGGACTGTCTTTGCTGATGGATGCGTTCACCTGGCCCTTTTTACAGCCCCTCCTGCTCAGGTAGTGGCTGACTAGGAAACCCCCAATGGCTGCGACCACAGCCACAGGCACGGCGACCACGAAATGCTCTGGAGAGACATGGTGAGCAAACAGATGCAGGAAAGTTAGTCTGCAAAAAACTGGTCACTCTGGGTGAACTGGAAACATTTTATGTCAGCCAGCTGCACATTTAAATACCATCTGAATGCTACATTTGCCAGACCGGAGTTAAACTATTATTGTGTCTTTGCTACATAGTTACATGTTGGCATACTTCCCACTAAAGCCCACCCGTCGTTACATGACATCAATCCGTGATATTAACCATTTCACAGTTTCACGaggtgaaaaatgtaaatttaatcaCATTTCTACATTCTAAGGTTTCTGATACTTCAGTTTTGTTCACTAAACCAACATCCtgcaccaaaaataaatcacacatcCTTTATCTTCCAAGGCGGCTGCAGCTAACTACTGTTTCCATTAACTATTACATATTGCCCAACTAGTTTTTTGGTcaataaaacaccagaaaatgcAAGATGACATCCTCAAGTGCCCTGTTTTTAAGAGTGTTCTTTTACTGATGTCTTGTTGCAGCATTTTGCAAATATTGCATGAGCATGTGTAACAAAAAGATACTCAGTTTACTATCATAGGAAAGAAACCAGcgaatattcacattttaggaGCTGCAATCTCAGCGTTTAGActttttcctttgaaaaaaaaaaaaacaactacccTAACTGATTAACCAATTATCTAACAGTTGTAAACTAATTGGTGAGTTGTTGCAGCTCTGTCTCAAAGAGGAGGGTTTTGTAATGAACAAAGCATGACTATTACGTACAGAGGGAACTGTTAAACTGAGAGGTATGTGCAGGGGCTTTTCAGTTTGAGCACGACTCGTGAAATTGCcctcttttttttgcaaacaccAGAGAGGGAGGATTATCCGCTGAGAATCACATGATGCGGAGTTTGGGACTTGAGGAACACGGAGGCCCTGCTGTCAGTCTGGATCAGCTGATTAGTTGCTTCGCTGGAGCAGCCAGAGGCATGAAGACACCGCTTCGGTAGATGCTGGGATCCCCTCCAAGTGTGGAGGGTCCAGACTAAAGTTGGAAACACAACCTGCGTCCAACTCGGCTGGCCGGACGTTTAGCTAGCAGCTACATGGCGGTTAGCCAGGCACAAGGAGCAGCGGCTGATAATGTAGTGATTAAGTAGCTGTATCTTATTTTTTATAACTTTAAACTTAATTTACATGAAACAGCCTCCATGCAACTGCAATTTTAGGTGTAGTTAGTTAGCTGACGTTAAGTTTACATtagccacaaacaaaaacaagtcatttcATGCTAGCATGCTACTAACCAGCTAGCTTCGGTACTTTACCTTTCGTTAGCCTGAAACCCGAGCTGCTTAACGCGGGCATCGGAGGCATCGGTAAGGGAGGTAAACCTGGGGTTGTCATGTTTTTCCCTGGACGGTGCGCTGTTTGCGGCTCAGCGGCAACAAGGTCAACCGAGGAGCTTTTACGTGAACTCTGTCCGCTCCGGCAGCGCTGTGCTCCGTACGCACGTCACCgcgcagcagccaatcagagctcagGGCGGAAACAAAGAGTGTCAGTTGAGGCAAGAAGTAACCCCCCACGTACTGACGGTTTCGTTTTAGCGCCGTTTGAAGACGAAACTGCTGCGATAATTTCGAGTTTTATCCGCTAATTCCTTTCCTGTGTAATACATATAAAACGCTATCCTTTACGAGTATCTCCAGCCAACGGGAACGCAATTCTAATTTCTTTACACAGTAAACAGAGgtaattcagttttaaacaAGTGCTCTTTTCAAAAGTAGATAATTATCTTGACCACTTCTGAGCTTGGGTGAATACCATTTCCTCTTTCCAAGAAGTTGATTCTCTAGAAAGTGAACGAgcctctaaaaaaaaacaaacaaattctgGTTTAATTGAATAAAGTAATCGAGcaatgacattttatagataaaCTTAGTGTTTATTTGTAGCAGCTAATTGTTTATATATAAGCAGAAATGATCcctatgtttaaaaatgtatgtaaattacTTGACATAAAACTACCACCAGAGGGCGACAAAACGCCCCAACAGGAAGACTATTGGAATTTAAAGCGCTACTTCTTAAAGGATTCtagaaataaatattaatgcacTGGGTTTAATAATTCCGTGATTGCACTATCTTTAAGCTGAGATGATGTAAGTTTAGTTTTACTTTCACAGGTTAAAAATACAGCAGACAGTAAGTATCTCACACATCTGAGCAATTTCAAAACCATGTCGGTTTCATTCACACTTTAATTATTCTGATAATTCCAAATAAAAAAGCAGTGATCTATTAAGTAACAGTGAAAGCATGTGTTATCTGTTTCCATTATTCATCCCGTCACATTTCTGCAGAATTGGGTCATGGATGCGACCTGGCTTCAACCGTCTCTGTATGTCTTTTGAAAAAGGCCTGAGAATGAGTCAACACAGGAGTCCAGGGTTTTTATTACACAGTTTAATCAACACACAAAGCTCAACGAGCCTCTCAGGTAATTCAATATACAGAGGTTTTGTGCAAGAAGAGTGGGTTCTCCTCGCACCCAGAGCCCAAGCCAGTCCCATAGCCATTTAAGATGTTAGCCTCTAATTTaacaatagcaaaaaaaaaaaaaaaaaaaaaaaaaaagaaggaaacgaaacaaagaaaaactgaagaaaaaaaagcaacctAAAGAATTATGGGGGtgggaaataaaaacacaggttaaactaagaaaaataaattgcttaaaTACCTGGTCCAGAACCTCCACTTTGTGAATAAAGAAAAGGTGGTGGTCGTGGTTGGGGGTGACATGGGGTTACAgttgtgcgtgcatgtgtgtctatgtgtgtacAAAGGGGTGAGGATGGGGGAGATGGGGGGGAGTGAGGCGCAGGAAGTGCGGGGATAAATTCAAGTCCTTTCATAGAATCCAACAGAAGACCAAAAAAGGCcatgtgcatttatttattttttccatgttcCATAGCCTGTGATGATTTCTTCTATGTATAAAATACAGAGTGCCCTTTGACTGCTTTCTTGAATTGTCACCTCTACGGATGGAAGCCATTaggacaacaaaacaagaaagggTGCAGAGTGTAAAAATCCCTCAATCGTATTGTCCCCCTCCCCCCTTAAAAATgggaaataaagaaacaaaaacaaaaaaggtccCCTCGAAGCTTTACAGGTGCTTAAAGGAATGCTTTtagtgatggtggtggtgggtgagGATGCAGGCGTgtgggagagaaaaaaggggGGAGTTTTGGAGGATCGGCGGTGGCCCAACCTGCTCGGTGACAAAATGTAACGGAATACAGAAGAAGTCGGGAGGTCAGAGGTGAGCGGAGGGAGGAGGTGAAGGGAGCAGGGAGAGACAGTTTTACCATTGCAATCTGACAATATGTACACTGGAGGATGGGCAGGTGAGCTGAGAggcaggaggggaggagaggggggagtcaaacagagagaggaaggagagagggggaggaggggtgggagggggagagagagggagagagagagagagagagagagagagagagagagagagagagagagaggaggtgggGCAGAGGGAGTTTTACAGGTACTCTGGTGAAGGGGAGGCGTGGCTCAAAGAAAGCACTCCAATGGAAACCAACAAGATCTTGTTTTaaacttttcatttgtttgtatggttttttgtttgttttctctttacgTCTGAAGCTCCCCTAACCTTACGTCATAGAGGTGGTTGGCCATGTTTCTACCCAACACTACATTGCATACTTTTGTGTCCATTCCCGAGCTATTTTGTTGTACCTGTGAAcaagcagagagacagagagaatgaGCAGTTAGTTGCAGAAGACCAACAGATTAGGACTTTGTGACATCTTttagaaagaataaaaatctcCAGGGAAGTTAAACCACTCTCTTCAGACTTACTACTGTACTACGAAGCAAGATGGATGAGTTGGTGAGGTAGTTGGAATGTAAAGCCAGAGTTTTTGTGAGGGTCTGAtcagagtttgggatttaaatcagctgctaAAGCTTCACCCCATTACCATTTCTTTTCCTGACCAGCAATACATATTTTTAGCTGAAGGGAAAACAACTGTTGAGCTGTACATGCCACTTAGTGATGCCACTGCATGAAGCGGTGCAGCTACAATATACAGGCTATTTGTTTATTGTTGCCACGGGAACCTATGCACATTCAGTTAATGATGGTAAAAACgcaaaaacatgtttgtatACTTGGTCCTGACTTGTTTGTGTGTCCGTTTTACACTGCAAGTATTTCAGAAAACTAGAAAACTGATTAGTCtgttggtatttattacagaaaacattcaaTCAAAAAGCATCAATGCACTTTGATTTGGTCAAAAACACAAGTGATCTCCACGTCCTCTGTTACGGGACAGTGTCAAACCTAAATGCAATCAGTTGTTGAAGATCACGTTAAAATGTTTGAAGTTTAAAACacaaatgtgcagctgtcacgtaagtaacaagaaaagcactccgaGAGCGCAgaactccgccaaggctgttcagttgtatcatttccgccagatgaaatcttgaaaaaattcatggcagaaatcatggcaacatagaatgtgttcatttaatatagatgtacccacaaacaaaatgacctcgcactgagcacaggcatgtattatgcatgtgcacattttgtacggataccgaatcgtgtgaccaaATTTTttagcgggaattgatgggactcggaagcacccccacaatttaatcagttgtttcagacagataagtcccgataagtccacaagagacaatttgtagtaggatcgcaatcatgtgatcgtcagcaggcagctgatgttgtcatagttacagtgatgctgtgccgccaTTTCgctatgatacagaaatctttaacttatctgtggatccagactataagctgcatcactgccaaaatctaatcacttggtccttgtgtcatttctgaccttctttgaaaatttcatccaaatccattggtccgtttttgagtaatgttgctaacagcagacaaatgtatgccaatcgtcacataactccaccgcattccttggcggactAATAAACTTCTGCATTacaaggtaaaataaatatatcaacCGACGCGATGAACAATACTGCATCAGCATTCCTCTCTTGTCTTATTTGAAGTACCAATGTCTGTAAGGTTTATTCTGTTATACATGTCATAGCTGTCTATTGTAAAAATCTGTTCCTTTTAAATGAACTAGACAGAATACAATCTGTCCATTTTGTACAAATAGTCAGTTGTCAAGTCTAACAGTCCTGTTTATGTAATCAGAAGCTGCTGAAGAAAACctggttaacaaagaaagttgataatcACTGTCGTCTATCCAGCCAACGCAAAGAAATCCTGGGTATCTGGAAGTTGCTTCGTCGTACTTCCCTCTGATTGAGGGTGATGTGCAGGCTAACATGCTGCATgccaacatttttaaatatttttaaaaagagaaaaataacatgCTGAGGTCAGCAACAAGTTTGCAAAAGCATCACTCTCTTTAGTGCACTGATAGGCGAGATGCACCATAATatccagcttttattttgaaacatgtGCTTTGATATCTTAATCTGCTGTGTGCTGCAGAACTATGAAGGTCAAACTGACAAATTACTAAATGTGGGGATGAGCAAAACTAACTGTCAGAGACCTGTAggaattttgcactttttaacaGTAAATGATCTGTAAATATACTTTTCAaagactttcagctttattaGAGAGTTTATAGTGAAGCTGAGACAAGGAGGGATGTGACATGCAGCAAGAACTCAACCTTTGAGCAGAACTGGCCTTAGCACAGCTCCACTCAGGCCAGCAGAGACTTTACTTATTtgatgatgaaactgaattataGATTGTCTCAGGAAAGCGCAGCTGGTAACAGAGAGAATTAAATTTAATGCTGACGTTAGGAAACAAATGGTTAAGCTTACTTTTCCCTGTCCGTCTTGTAGATGCGGGCGATCTCGGGTACTAAGGGGTCGTCCGGGTTTGGGTCACACAGCAGAGAGCAGATGGACAGGAgaactggggaaaaaaacaacacaaaaaggttAAGAGTTCACACAAATAAAAGAGTTTCATAGTCTGCACTGTTTTCCACTGGATGACCTTCACATGCAAGCTGGATTGGATATTTGTCACAGTTTTTGTGCTGCTGATAATACATGTAAATGGGACTTAAAAACACTCGTGCATTTGTGTGTCCAGTAGTAAACCCATTGCTGTGTTAAAAGAGCTACAGCTGACATTTACAGAGGTAGCACTTCAGCTGAAATCCAGGAGCTCTACAGGAGAAAGTACATTATTTGTAGGAaacattttctccttttcacATGCAGTTTATAAAGGCGGTAACATCTGCTGTTGGTCTGCAGCTGTAAGTGCACTTCAGAGTGTGAAGGTCGGTGAGAAGCAGCCTACCTTTGGAGATGGTGAGAGCCGGAGACCACTGTGATCGCAGGATGTCAAGACAAATGCTGCCGTTGCTGTTGATATTTGGGTGGTAGATTCTTGTGGTAAATgcaacctgaaaaaaaaacagcaagaaaaaaaaaagtaagagaAGAAGGAGGGGTGGCGAGAAAGAGGGGCAGATGACGGGAACAGGAAACTGAATGATGTAAAGCTGCGACATGTTAGCAGCACAGAGGTGATACATGTGGTTCACTGTTTGTTAGTCTGCTTTAAATGCTGCTTCTTTGCATGTTTGAGTGCTCACCTTTGGCGGTTTGAAGGGGTAGTCTGTTGGGAAGTGTATGGTCAAGAAGAAAACCCCGCTCTGGTAAGGACTGTCATTCTAAAGCAGAGAGAAATCAGTTCTGCCGTTAGTGACGAATACACTAGTCAAAAGTTCGGACAAAACCGTCTCacattattttctacactgaagattaatactgaagattaacacttttttgtttacaacataattccatatgtgttctttcatagttttgatgtcgtCAGTATGAATCTACAAGGTATAAAATAAGGAGGagtgtccaaacgtttgactgaTGCTGTGCTCAGTGTCATTTAAGAAGCAAAAGCTAAAATTACCAACAGAACATTTTGCCATGAAGTGTATGAATGAATTCCCAGCAAACACTAAAGCAGTGACAAAGTGAACACTTACAGGTCCCATTATTGTGGCTTGccagtgaaacactgaaacaaaaaaagagaaattggTTATGAAACACTAAGACCACAATGTGTGCCTGAGTTACAGTAAATAATGCCACACGAAGTGTTcgtttttatttatacagttcAGTAACAGATCCTTACATGAAGTGCAACTCAGGACAAACGTTCTTGGAAATAAGGTTTTAATTGTAAATTACCATCCAGAATATGAATAAAACCACTTTGGAGGACCCTGTTGCCTGAGGCGTAATTTTAAACAAGTACAAATTACGACAACCACCTGTCATAATTTGATTGGGAGCATTTAAACCTGTCCAACTCAAGCCTCCACTGGCGGTCTGAGAACAAAATGTCAcactgaaaaagacagaaaaccacagCAATTATGCGTCGCGAGAAGCCCTCCTGGAGTTGACAGCAGAGCGGTTTATTTGATGTTGGATGGCAGGAAGCTACGTGCGCAGAGCAACGTTCCTGCTACTGATGTTTCCCATGGTGCTGTTCTACTGTCACAATGTGCCACGGAcatgaaaagatgcacaaatatTGAGTGCAACATGATTCAAGTACATCAAAATAAATCAAGGTTCAACATGGTAATTAAGGACTACttcctttatctttttttttttttaaattctgaataATCGCAGAATTCTTCAGCTCTGACATTACGACTTCCTCTTAGCAGAACACGTATGACCTAATCCCAGGGCACACGCTCCACCGGAGATACGCCTCAATTGTTTTCACGCAAAAACACTTAAGGCACACCTGCATGTTTTATCAAACTTTAGTTTAAGCAGGAGTTCTcatacagtaaaacacaaaaaacagagtcCTGTCCAGGTAATGTTTGTTGCCCTCATATAAAATCATCATGATctaacatgaaaacaaatatcTTTTCCCCCTGGAACATGATCACCtcaatttaatgtatttatagaTTTCCATTTGCTACATTTGGTTTACAACAAAACTAAATGATTTACTGTTACATTAGCTTGTTTAAACCTTCTtgaatgtaataaaatgtaCAGTCTGCTcttttcagaaaacatttaacttTGAATAACAAATTAGAAGTCAAACAACTCGTTAAAAACAATTTCTGCTTAGTGAGCCGGGCAAGAGATATAAAGAAAGAATTAGATGGAGATGATTTATGCAACAAACCTTCTCAATGAGCACACATTACATAAACAAACATCTATACTTAGGAGGAAATGTTTCtgcaagacacacaaacaccgaATCAATTTTCCCCATTTAAATTCAACATGCGATGCTCTGATGATCTATGAATATGCATGTGCTCCCACCTGCATATGTGACAAACCTCTACATGAGATAATGCTGTGGGTGTTGCTCCCTTGTGGAACCCTGGTGTTTTAGTCGCGATAAGCATCAGCGGTACTGTTCCTCGGTGAGTTTATATCGAACCTTTAAGGCTCATCGCTATGCCATAATCAGTGTCCAAGTATGTTTGAAATAGATTTATATTTTACGCTTGCACTATGCTTctgaatgacatttttagacaacTAAGCCTTGTTGAAGCTACTGCTACCTGCATGGACTGACAAGTTACAACACTAGTCACTGcggaaaaacaataaacaaaccaaatacaaaagcagttttttactttttgaatTTAAATGTATC
This Amphiprion ocellaris isolate individual 3 ecotype Okinawa chromosome 13, ASM2253959v1, whole genome shotgun sequence DNA region includes the following protein-coding sequences:
- the zgc:110843 gene encoding CDGSH iron-sulfur domain-containing protein 1, whose translation is MTTPGLPPLPMPPMPALSSSGFRLTKEHFVVAVPVAVVAAIGGFLVSHYLSRRGCKKGQVNASISKDSPKVVHSFDMEDIGTKAVYCRCWKSKKFPYCDGAHAKHNEETGDNVGPLIIKKKDA
- the ube2d2 gene encoding ubiquitin-conjugating enzyme E2 D2 produces the protein MALKRIHKELNDLARDPPAQCSAGPVGDDMFHWQATIMGPNDSPYQSGVFFLTIHFPTDYPFKPPKVAFTTRIYHPNINSNGSICLDILRSQWSPALTISKVLLSICSLLCDPNPDDPLVPEIARIYKTDREKYNKIAREWTQKYAM